A stretch of the Mycobacterium sp. ITM-2016-00317 genome encodes the following:
- a CDS encoding LLM class F420-dependent oxidoreductase, translating into MRFGLFIPQGWRLDLVGIEPRDQWLVMRDLATYADEGNVWDSLWVYDHFHTVPVPTAEATHEAWTLMSAYAATTSRIKLGQMCTAMSYRNPAYLAKVAATADIISGGRIQMGIGGGWYEHEWRAYGYGFPSAGVRLARLDEGVQIMQAAWRDGIVSFDGKHYQTDGAIVEPRPLQRDGIPMWIAGGGEKVTLRIAAQYAQYTNFTSDPEGFAHKSEVLAGHCRDVGTDFDGIVRSANINVVVGATEGDVKDRLAQVRSRISGLTGEAAADAMLSSMSSPQAGSGTPEQLVETLQRLRDLGCEYVICYFPEAAYDRSGIEMFEREIIPALG; encoded by the coding sequence ATGCGCTTCGGACTCTTCATCCCCCAAGGCTGGCGACTCGACCTGGTCGGAATCGAACCGCGGGACCAGTGGCTTGTGATGCGTGATCTGGCGACGTATGCGGACGAAGGCAACGTGTGGGACTCGCTGTGGGTGTACGACCACTTTCACACGGTGCCGGTGCCCACTGCCGAGGCCACCCACGAGGCGTGGACGTTGATGTCGGCCTACGCGGCCACCACATCCCGGATCAAGCTCGGACAGATGTGCACGGCGATGAGTTATCGCAATCCGGCCTACCTCGCCAAGGTGGCGGCCACCGCCGACATCATCTCCGGCGGGCGCATCCAGATGGGCATCGGCGGCGGCTGGTACGAGCACGAATGGCGGGCATACGGATACGGCTTTCCATCCGCCGGGGTGCGGCTGGCACGGCTCGACGAAGGCGTCCAGATCATGCAGGCCGCCTGGCGCGACGGCATCGTCTCATTCGACGGGAAGCACTATCAGACGGACGGGGCCATCGTGGAGCCCCGGCCGCTGCAGCGTGACGGCATCCCGATGTGGATCGCCGGCGGCGGCGAGAAGGTCACCCTCCGCATCGCCGCGCAGTACGCCCAGTACACGAACTTCACCTCCGACCCTGAGGGTTTCGCGCACAAGTCGGAGGTTCTCGCCGGTCATTGCCGTGACGTCGGAACGGATTTCGACGGCATCGTCCGTTCGGCGAACATCAACGTCGTCGTCGGGGCCACCGAGGGCGACGTCAAGGACCGGCTGGCGCAGGTGCGATCCCGCATCAGTGGGTTGACCGGGGAGGCGGCCGCCGACGCCATGCTGAGCTCGATGAGCAGCCCACAGGCCGGAAGCGGAACGCCCGAACAGCTGGTCGAGACACTTCAGCGCCTCCGCGACCTGGGGTGCGAGTACGTGATCTGTTACTTCCCCGAGGCCGCCTACGACCGTTCCGGGATCGAGATGTTCGAGCGGGAGATCATTCCGGCGCTCGGGTGA
- a CDS encoding pyridoxamine 5'-phosphate oxidase family protein: MALSKDERESFLAEPHIAALSVSAGDGRGPLTVPIWYQYTPGGDLWFTTGAGSRKHLLIQSSGYVSLMVDRAEPTVRYVAVDGPVLRIEPGTDEQLVEMTKRYLAPEKVDGYLEFARREHGESVAVFVEPKHWLSADLGAV; the protein is encoded by the coding sequence ATGGCCCTTTCCAAAGACGAGCGCGAGAGCTTCCTCGCCGAACCCCATATCGCAGCCCTTTCCGTGTCCGCGGGTGACGGACGCGGCCCGTTGACAGTTCCGATCTGGTATCAGTACACCCCCGGCGGTGACCTGTGGTTCACCACCGGTGCCGGATCACGCAAGCACCTGCTTATCCAATCCAGCGGCTACGTCTCGCTGATGGTGGACCGCGCCGAGCCCACCGTGCGCTACGTCGCCGTCGACGGTCCGGTGCTGCGCATCGAGCCCGGCACCGACGAACAACTCGTCGAGATGACCAAGCGCTACCTCGCTCCCGAGAAGGTGGACGGCTATCTCGAATTCGCGCGACGCGAGCACGGCGAGAGCGTGGCCGTGTTCGTCGAGCCGAAGCACTGGCTGTCGGCCGACTTGGGTGCGGTGTAA
- a CDS encoding fatty acid--CoA ligase family protein → MTEGFTGSFAAALHSYGDRPCIEFDRRWYSGREVVAYGTQIAALLAGAGVAEDAPVGLIVRNRLPHAATIGGFLAAGRAVVMIYSFQSPDTIAGDVERLNLSAVVADPQDWTEPVVAAASRAGSAGVAISLTEPTVTIMPGLERSDGARPHATAEPGVALEILTSGTTGPPKRQAIRFNVLERTVFSVTSGEKASVGAPPEFAYWQFGGIGVCQLIAGLYNGRRIAMLERFTVDGWVDAVRRHRVARCGVQPAVIRMLLDADVPKADLASLEFLISASGPLDPETRDEFEQKYQIPIRLAYGATEFGGSLCAWTPDMVQAYQESKRDSVGRALPDTELRVVDPDSGTEVAVGIPGLLEARVGPIGPDWIRTTDIASIDEDGFVYLHGRADGAINRGGFKVLPETVRRVLVAHPAVRDACVVGVPDARLGQVPFAAVEVAAGAAAPSEEDLKDLVRQTLPVYNVPVAVATVDELPRTPALKVSLPAVAALYAGHAAD, encoded by the coding sequence GTGACCGAAGGGTTTACCGGAAGCTTCGCGGCAGCACTGCACAGCTACGGTGACCGGCCGTGCATCGAGTTCGACCGACGCTGGTACTCGGGTCGAGAAGTGGTGGCCTACGGCACGCAGATCGCGGCGCTTCTGGCCGGCGCCGGGGTCGCCGAGGACGCTCCCGTCGGCCTCATCGTCCGTAACCGGCTACCGCACGCGGCGACGATCGGCGGGTTCCTCGCCGCCGGGCGCGCCGTGGTGATGATCTATTCATTTCAGTCTCCGGACACGATCGCCGGGGATGTCGAGAGGCTGAACCTGTCCGCGGTGGTGGCCGACCCGCAGGACTGGACGGAGCCGGTAGTGGCCGCGGCCTCCCGGGCCGGCTCCGCGGGAGTGGCGATCTCGCTGACCGAGCCGACCGTGACCATCATGCCCGGTCTCGAACGGTCTGACGGTGCGCGACCGCACGCCACCGCCGAGCCCGGCGTGGCGCTGGAGATCCTGACCAGTGGCACCACCGGGCCACCCAAACGGCAGGCGATCAGATTCAATGTGCTGGAGCGCACGGTCTTCAGCGTCACCTCCGGCGAGAAGGCGTCTGTGGGTGCGCCCCCGGAGTTCGCCTACTGGCAGTTCGGCGGCATCGGGGTGTGCCAGCTGATCGCGGGGCTCTACAACGGGCGCCGCATCGCGATGCTGGAGCGGTTCACCGTCGACGGGTGGGTCGACGCCGTGCGCCGGCACCGGGTGGCGCGCTGCGGGGTGCAGCCGGCCGTTATCCGCATGCTCCTCGACGCCGACGTGCCCAAGGCGGACCTCGCCTCGCTCGAGTTCCTCATCAGTGCGTCCGGGCCGTTGGACCCCGAGACCCGTGACGAGTTCGAGCAGAAGTACCAGATACCGATCCGATTGGCCTACGGGGCAACAGAATTCGGGGGCTCGTTGTGTGCGTGGACCCCGGACATGGTGCAGGCGTACCAGGAGTCCAAGCGTGACAGTGTCGGGCGGGCGCTGCCCGACACCGAGTTGCGTGTCGTCGATCCCGACAGCGGCACCGAGGTGGCCGTGGGCATCCCCGGCCTGCTGGAGGCCAGGGTCGGCCCGATCGGCCCGGACTGGATCAGGACCACCGACATCGCCAGCATCGACGAGGACGGCTTCGTCTACCTGCACGGCCGGGCCGACGGCGCCATCAACCGCGGCGGGTTCAAGGTGCTGCCGGAAACCGTCAGGCGGGTCCTCGTCGCGCATCCCGCGGTGCGCGACGCGTGCGTGGTCGGGGTTCCCGACGCGCGCCTCGGGCAGGTGCCGTTCGCGGCCGTCGAGGTCGCCGCGGGTGCGGCCGCACCCAGCGAGGAAGATCTCAAAGACCTGGTGCGCCAGACACTTCCCGTCTACAACGTGCCCGTTGCGGTCGCGACGGTCGACGAGTTGCCACGCACTCCGGCTCTGAAGGTGAGCCTGCCCGCCGTGGCGGCACTGTATGCCGGCCACGCCGCAGACTGA